The sequence GATATTAGATTCACGGATGATGACAGAGATATCATCAATACCAGATGGTGTATGCTCAAAGGAGATATCTTCATCTTCTAAGATCGTTAACAGTTTACGGCCAAACCCTAACTCGCGGTTCATTAAGTATTTACTAACATAGATACTGATAAATCCTGTATCACTGGCAATCCCTACTACAGGATTAGGTTGTGGTTCTTTTTTCGATACGATAATCGTTCCCATAGCTTGTGGGTTGTTCGTATTTTTGATACAAACAGGAATATCTGCCTTAAACGCTGGAATCAATGCTTCATCATGAAACACAGAAAACCCTGCATAGGATAATTCACGCATCTCTTTATACGTTAAAGAGGTGATTTGCTTCGGATTATCCACAATTGTCGGGTTTACACAATACACAGAGTCGACATCTGTAAAGTTCTCATATAAATCCGCTTTTACTCCTGCAGCAACTATAGATCCAGTTATATCAGAACCTCCACGTGAAAATGTAATTAATTTTCCCTCTTTTGAATAGCCAAAAAAGCCAGGTATAACAACAATTTCGTTACGCTCTCTTAACTGATATAAATGATCATAGCTTTCTTCAAGTACTTGTGCGCCTCCTGGATGTTCACTAACAAAGATACCTGCCTGTTGTGGATTTAAGTATGTTGACTCTACTCCTATTGATTGCAGATATGCACTTAAAACCTTTGCCAAAGAATCTTCTCCCGTAGCTTTTAATGCATCCATCTTTAAAGCGTCACTGTCTGTAGAATGCAATATACCTTCTACCCCATCTTTAATTTCTTTGATGATCTGATCAGATATACTTAATTCATTTGTTATCGATTGAAAACGTTCTAACACCGCTTGCAGTTTTTGCTCATACGGTTGCTTATTAAAGAAGGCTTCTCCGAGCTCAATAAGCATGTCTGTTACTTTAATATCATCTGAAAATCGTTTACCTGGTGCTGATACGACGATAACTTTTCTATCTTTATCGTCTTGAATAATCGATGCTACTTTCTGTAATTGCTCAGCATTCGCTACTGAACTTCCTCCAAATTTTGCTACTTTCATGTTTAACCTCTCCAATAATTATTTTGCTACCATAAAAATATTATCATACTTTTATCAGAATTGTTAAACAAAATAAGCATCTAAAAGTAAAAATACCGGAGAATATCAGCGCTTGACGGTATACAATGGTACATTTATTAAAATTCAAGACGAGAGGCTGTCAAATAAGCAGTGAGCGCATTTGAACCTTGATCATTATTTCGCTATAAACATTTGCGTCCAATAATGTCCACTTTCTACATAACCAACGCCAATATGTGTATACTTTTCGTTTAGAATAATGGCACGATGTCCACTTGAGTTCATCCATGCTTGTACTACCTGATAAGCAGTGTCTTGTCCTTTAGCAATATTTTCACCTGCAGAAGTATAAGATACACCGAAATTCTGCATCATTGTAAATGGTGAACCGTACGTTGGACTTGTATGACTAAAATATTGGTTTTGCAACATATCTTGCGATTTGTAACGTGCTACACGAGATAACTCCCAATTTGCTCGCAAACTTGGAAGTCCATTCTTCTCTCTTTCTTGGTTGGTATATTGAATAACTTGATGCTCTATTTTTTTAATTTCGTCGATCGTTGGAATCGTTATTGTTTGGTTGGGATAAATCAAATCAGGATTGGATATTTGGTCATTTGCTTCAATGATTTCAGATAATCCGATTTGATATTTTACAGCAATCTTCCACAAACTGTCGCCTGATTGAACCGTATAGGTACTCGCAGCAAATAAAGATTGTACAGGCAGTAGACAAAACCCGACAACCAACAAAACAAAGCAGATTTTTCTCACATTCAACAGTCCTTTCCATATTTATTCGTGTTTAAATTGTCCAAACTGTCCGAAACTATACATATAAATAGTTGGAAATACATATTGATCATGATAAAGTATCTATATAATGCAATAAATGGAGGGTAACAAGTTGGAGTTGGATTGGAGATTTTGGGAAGCTATTTCATATGATGATTACATTGATATCGCAATAAGTATCGGTGTCATTTTGCTGGCAATTCTTTTACGAAAATTGTTTATTAAATATATTTTTTACCTGTTTTTAAAATTATCCAATAAAGGAAAAACGGAACTGCTCAATCATGCCCTAAAAGCATTAGAACATCCGTTGCGCTTTTTATTTGTCGTAGTAGGCATCTATATCGCTATTCATTTTTTCCCATACATCAATGAGACTAGGGAAATTTACTTAAAGTTATTAAAAATATCGATTTTACTCGCTATTTCCTCTTGGCTGTTTAACCTGTCGTCAAGCACGTCGCTTTTATTTATGAAAATAAGCAATAAACTGAATTTTGAAATGGATTCCATCTTAATTCCGTTTTTATCTAAAGCAGTTCGAGTCATCATTGTCATGATTAGCATCAGTATTATAGCGGAGGAATTTGGATATAACGTTAGTGGGTTTGTAGCAGGTTTAGGTTTGGGCGGCCTGGCATTTGCTCTAGCTGCTCAGGAAGTAATCAAAAACTTGTTCGGCGGTGTCGTTATTATTACCGAAAAACCTTTTACAATTGGCGATTGGATCCAATCACCTAGTATTGAGGGGATTGTAGAGGATATTAATTTCCGCAGTACCATTATTCGAACCTTTGCTGATTCACTTATTACCATTCCGAACTCTACCTTATCTAATGAGCCGATTACTAATTGGAGTGAGATGAACAAGAGAAGAATATCTTTCACCCTCGGAGTGGAATACAGCACATCAAAAGAAAAGATCCAGCATGTTGTACATGAGATTCAAGAATACTTGGAAAATAATGAGGACATACATCCAGAGACCATTTTTGTAAAGTTTACCGAATATAATAATAGCAGCCTTGATATCATGCTCTACTTCTTCACAAAAACAATTGTTTGGGAAGAATACTTAACAGTAAAACAAAATGTGAATTACAAAATTATGGAGATTTTAGAAGAGGCAGATGTTTCTGTTGCATTTCCGTCTCGTTCGATATATCTTGAACAAGATAGCATGCACAATATGCATCCTTTACAAGATGATCAACAATAATAATAAATCCCCGAATCATCGGGGGATTTATTTGTAGTTACTAGCTAGCGCGATGTTCTAATCGTAATCGATCTGCAACCATAGCTATAAACTCAGAGTTCGTCGGTTTTGCTTTAGACACACTTACCGTATATCCGAACAGCGATGAAATCGAATCCATGTTACCTCTGCTCCAGGCTACTTCAATGGCGTGACGAATGGCACGTTCTACTCTTGAAGCAGTTGTGTTGAATTTAGATGCAATATCAGGATAAAGAACTTTCGTGATTGATCCTAGTAATTCAATGTCTTTATAAACCATTGTGATGGCTTCTCGCAAATACATATAGCCTTTAATATGGGCAGGTACACCAATTTCATGAATGATATGCGTAATACTTGCTTCTAAATCAAACCTTTTGCTGTTTGTCACGGAAGACCTTTTCTCATTATGTACAGCAGTTTGGATACCATGTACTTGTCTTATTTGTTCTGCAAGATGTTCTAAATCGAATGGTTTCAAGATAAAATACGACGCTCCCAGACCGACAGCTTTTTTCGTAACTTCTTCCTGACCAAATGCAGTGAGCATAATCACATTAATGTGCTTTGTCCGTTCATTTTGTTTTAATTTCGATAGAACAGCTAGACCATCTATATGAGGCATAATAATATCTAATATAATTACATCCGGATTAACTTCTTCCACATAATCCAGGCATTCTTTTCCATTATATGCTCTCCCTACTACGGCAATATCCTCCTGATCCTCTAAATAATCATTCATTAAATCTACAAGTTCACGGTTGTCATCCACCAACATTACATTCGAATTCTTCACAAAAAGTTCCTCCTTCACCTTATGCTAACTATTTTGACCTTAATTAATACTTTCGACAAAAGGAATAGAAATCCTTCTTTTCGTTCATAAAAAATACAAAATTTCGTTCTACACGGTTTGTCGAAAAATATTTGTTTTTAGTTTAGCAAAAGAAAGTAAAGTCTGCAACCATTATTTTCCTAGTGGGTTTTTAAGAATGATGGATAGAAGGTATTACTGATAATAAAAGGGAACAGCTAAAATGGCTGCTCCCTTCTTCATTAACTCGCTTTTCGGTTTTCAGATTTATAAATATCTATTCCTGCCTCATTCAGCATCCATTCAATATGAACACCGTACCCACTAGTTGGATCATTAACAAAAACATGTGTAACCGCACCAATTATTTTTCCATTCTGAATGATCGGACTACCACTCATACCTTGTACAATGCCACCAGTTGCATCTAACAATCGTTTGTCTGTTATTTCTAAAATCAGCCCTTTAGTAGCTGGTGCAGATTGATTAACTGTATTTACAATCTCTACATCAAACGCCTCTACTTTTTCTTTGTTAATAACCGTCAAAATTTTTGCAGGACCTTCTTCTACTTCATTCGGTAAGGCAATCGGCATTGGTTTCGACCAGTTATCATCAGCAGATTTTAATGGTTCATGCAGTGTTCCGAAGATTCCGAACGGCGAATTCTTCGTAATATCACCCATTTCCGTACCATCTAATACGAAATCAGCACGTTTTTCACCTGGAACGCCGTGTTCACCTTTCTTTATATCGGTGATTTGCGACCGTACAATACTTCCGTTATCAATTTTTACTGGCTCTCTTGTATCCATATCTGAAATGATATGTCCAAGAGCACCATATTTTTTTGAATCCGGATGGTAAAAAGTCATTGTTCCGATACCTGCTGCAGAGTCACGAATATAAACACCTATTCGATAATCTTCTTCTTTCACATCATATTGCGGCGTCAACTCCGTGTCTACCGTTTTACCGCCGCGTTTCAGTTCTACGTCTAAGGACTCATCTTGCTCTCCAGCTTCTTTTACAATCGGTGCCACTTCTTCCATTTTGGTAATTTTTTTATCGTTAATCGAGATAATATTATCTCCTACTTGTATATCAGCATCTTCTCCAGGAGAACTCGTTCCTTCCTCCGTTGTCACGAGATGATGACCTACAACCAAAACGCCTTGTGTTTGCAGATTAATTCCGATCGATTGTCCGCCAGGAATCAGGCGGAAATCATCGTATACTTCCACATCCACTTTCTTAACCGGGACATTAGCGAAGGTATAGGTTACTTCGTCTTGCCCACTTTCTTCAAGCGAATAATTCATTAAGTCTGTTGCATATTGAACAGCCTCATCGTTCATAGCTGATATCGAAACATCATCACCTAAAGTAGGTAACGACACTGTATCTGATTGTGTAAAAGTTTTGATTTGATTCGGGATAGAGAGGTATATCTGAAATGGTGAATACCATGGGAGTACAAATAATATGACAAGGAGTATTAATCCTATACATTTTCTTGCGTAGTTGTTCTTCATTGGTTTGGCCCTCCTTGTATTACAGACTGTTTTTGATCTGTATCATTAATTTGACCTTAAGGAGGGCTTTTTAAACCCGTTAAACATAACAAAATCGGGTGAACTTTTCCACTTTAAGAAATGATTATTTTCGGAATATTATTTATGTTTGTGATTCATCTCAATAAGCTCGCGTGCATGAGTCTTGGATGCAGTTGTTAATTCTTCACCGGTTATCATTTTACCAATTTCATCAATACGTTGTTCAAAGCTTAATTCTTGCAATGACGTATGTGTACGATTATTCTCTACAATCTTTTCGATTCTTAAGTGCGTATCGGCAATAGAGGCAACCTGAGGTAAATGTGTAATGCAAAGAACTTGCGATCCGCTGGAAATATTATGAATTTTCTCAGCCATAGATTGCGCAACACGACCACTTACACCAGTATCAACTTCGTCGAAAATGACACTCGTAATACCTTGGTGCTTGGAGAAAATATTCTTTAAAGCAAGCATTATCCGAGACATTTCCCCGCCTGAAGCAATACGATCCAGATCCTTTACAGGTTCACCTGGATTTGTAGAAATTAAAAATCTAGCCTGATCTATTCCGTGAGGGTGCGGAGAAACTTTTTTACCTTCAAATGATATACCTTGTTCACGATTTGGTATGGAAACATCTACTTCAAAAACCGTTTTATCCATATAGAGATCTTTGAGTTCTGCCAATACCGCTTTCTCTAACTGTTTTGCAGCGTTTTTTCTTAGCAGATACAATTCTTTAGCTTCTACAAGTAAATCATGAGCTGCTTCCTGTAAGGAATGGGATAGATTTTCAAGATGCTGGTCACGATGTTTAATTTCATCTAATTCTTCTTCGATTTTCGCGCTGTATGTCATGATTTCCTCAACGGATTGACCATACTTACGCTTCAGTTGATCAATTTCATGTAAACGGGATTCAATTACTTCTAATCGACCTGGTTCATAATCCATACTTTCCAGTTGCTGCCGGATTTGATACGAAATTTCCTCCATTAAATAATAATGATCAATATAGTCTTGATGCATTTTTTTTACAGCCTGATGATGTTCTCCTGCTTCCTCTAAATGATTGGCAGCGTGTGACATCCAATCCAATCCTTTTTGCTCCCCGTGAAGTGCATTATAGGCATCATTTAAGTTGCTGTGGATTTTCTCAAAATGCTGTAATTCGTTTCGTTCTTCTGTCAGTAACTCATCTTCATTTGGCTGCAAATCGGCATTCTGGATTTCTTTCAGTTGAAAATCTAATAAATCCATACGCTGTGCTAATTCTTGTTCATTTTTGTTACTTGCCTCAAATTTATCTTTTAGCTGTTTCCAATGTTTATACAAATGCTGATAGGATTTTTTGAAATCTGGATGATTTGACTGATAATAAGAATCTAAAAGTTCCAAATGTTTCTCTTTATTTAATAATGCCTGTGTTTCGTGCTGACTATGGATATCAAGAACACTCTGTCCGATTTCTTTCAAAATAGCTAATGTCGTTAATTTGCCATTAATTCTGCATATACTTTTGCCTGAATGTGATATGGTTCGATGTAACACAAGCATTTGGTCATCATTAATATCAATGCCCAATTCTTTTGTTTTTTGATAAACAGGGTGTTCAAGATCTTCTATAATAAATAGTCCTTCTAATTCTGCTTTTTTTTCACCATGACGTACATATTCGACCGATCCTCTTCCACCAATCAGCAAACCAAGTGCATCTATAATAATGGATTTACCAGCACCAGTCTCTCCCGTTAAAACCGTTAAACCGGATTGAAATGATATGGATAATTGCTCTATTATCGCAAAATTTTTAATCGATAATTCCGTTAACATCTACCCACCGCCTTTATTACAACATGTCTAAGAATTTGTCCTTTAAAGCTTCCGCATCTTCCACTGTTTTACAAATTATCAAGATTGTATCATCACCACAGATGCAACCAACAATTTCTTCCCAACCTAGATTATCAATTAAAGCACCCATAGCCTGTGCATTCCCCGGAAGAGTCTTCATGACGATAAAATGAGTCGCTGTGTCTATACTGATAAATGCATCCATAATAAATCTTCTTAGCTTATTTAATGGATTAAACTTCTGGTCTGCAGGCAAGCTGTATTTGTAGCGACCATCTTGTGTTGGTACTTTGACAAGATGCAATTCCTTGATATCACGAGAAATAGTAGCCTGCGTAATGCCATAACCTTGACTACGCAATTCTTCAACTAAATCATCCTGCGTTTCGATTTCATTTTCTGTAATGATCTCACGTATTTTGATATGCCGTTGTGCTTTATTCATTTCAATATCCTCCATCAATCATTTCTCATATGAAAACGGACTACAAAAAAGTAGTCCTCCCCATTTATTTGCTTAACTGCTGATGAGAATCTGACACAACCCTCTCTGTCAGCGCAAAAAGCTCTTGTGCTTTATGTTGCATAGCAGATTTTTTTAACAAACCTAAATATTCAATGTTACCATCCCCACCCGTAATTGGTGAGAACGTTACATCGATAATCTGAAAGCCTGTTGTTTCAGCAAAAGCCAATATTTTTCTCAGTACTTGCAAATGTACGGCAGGATCACGAACAATTCCCTTTCTGCCTACTTGTTCTTTTCCCGCCTCGAATTGCGGTTTAATAAGAACAACCGCAAAGCTTTCATTTGCTAATAACTGATAAAGTGGTGCTAAGATCAATTGTAACGAAATAAAGGAAACATCAACGGTAGCGAAAGTTGGAACTTCCTCCGTCAACATCTCAGGTGTCACATAGCGAAAGTTAGTTCTCTCCATAACAACTACTCGAGGGTCATTTCGCAGTTTCCAGTCTAACTGATTATAACCGACATCGATCGCATAGCTGCGTTTTACCCCATTTTGTAAGGCGCAGTCTGTAAATCCACCAGTTGACGAGCCAACATCTACCATTATCTTATCCTGTAAATCCAAAGAAAAGTATTCCAGTGCTTTTTCTAATTTCAAGCCCCCGCGCCCAACATATGGAATGGCTTTTCCTTTTATATCGATGGCTATATCTTCAGCTACCTTCGTGCCTGGCTTATCCATACACTGTCCTTCTGAAAACACAAGTCCTGCCATGATGGTTCTTTTTGCTTTTTCTCTGGATTCACTTAGCCCTCTATCTACGATTAATTGATCTAATCTGATTTTTTTTGTCATATTCTTCAAGCCCTTTTTTGCTTATCATTACTAACTGTAACTAAATGTTGCAGTTCTGAAATAATTTGATTCTCTGTTAAATCAATTTCTTTTAATAATTCTTTGACACTTCCATGCTCGATAAACTTATCTGGAATTCCCATTCTTTTGATAACAGGTTTATAATTATGTTCTTCAGCAAATTCAAGCACAGCACTTCCAAAGCCACCTTGCAGGACTGCTTCTTCTACTGTGAGAATAGGTATGTTCTTAGTCATACGATCATGTAATAACGTTTCGTCAAGTGGCTTAATGAAGCGGGCATTAACAACTTCTACATTTATACCTTGCTTCTTCAAGTAATTACTTGCGGCCAGAGACATTTCAATAGTTGTACCAAATGTTAAGATGACTGCATCTGCACCTTCACTTAACACTTCCCATTCTCCAATTGGAATAGTTGACAGGCTCTGATCCATTTCTACCCCTAAACCATTTCCTCTTGGAAATCGTACAGCGATAGGTCCATCATTATAAGCAACAGCAGTGTTTACCATGTGCTGACACTCATTTTCATCTTTAGGCATCATAATGACCATGTTCGGCAAGTGGCGCATAAAGGCAATATCGAACACACCTTGATGCGTTTCACCATCTGCACCAACAAGACCAGATCTGTCAATTCCGAAGGCAACATTTAAATTCTGACGGCAAACGTCATGCACCAACTGGTCATATGCCCGTTGCAAAAATGTAGAATAAATCGCTAAAAACGGCTTCATTCCTTGGGTAGCAAGGCCAGCTGATAACGTTGTTGCATGCTGTTCCGCAATGCCTACATCAAACAAACGATCCGGATATTTCTCCTGAAACTTGTCCAGTTTTGATCCTAAAATCATAGCAGGTGTAATAACTGCTAATCGATCATCCTTTCCTGCTATCTCTTCTAACGTATCACTGACGACCTGACTCCAGGCAGGCGCTGCATTTGCAGGCTTAATTTTCTCACCAGAATCAATTTTATAAGGTCCTACGCCATGCCATTTATCTTTCTGATCAGTCTCAGCAGGCTGATACCCTTTCCCTTTTTGTGTGATAACATGAACAATTACTGGACCTTCTGTTTTTTTTGCATAAGCGATATTTTCTTCCAGGTCTTTAAAGTCATGTCCATCAACAGGACCAAAATAAGTAAAGCCGAATTCTTCAAACAACATCCCTGGCACCATGAAATATTTCATGCTATCTTTCACCCGTTCTGCTGTTTGAGCAATTTTACCGCCTACTGCTGGGATCCGTTTTAAAAGAACTTCTAATTCATCTTTTACACGGTTATATTTGCCTGCACTGCGCATTCTGCCTAGAGCATTGTGTAAAGCGCCGACATTTCCAGCTATCGACATTTCGTTGTCATTTAAAATAACTGTAAGATTCTTTTGTTCATGGCCAATATGGTTTAATGCTTCTAATGCCATTCCACCAGTTAAAGCACCGTCACCAATTATTGGTACCACCGAATAATCTTCATTTTGCATATCTCGTGCAATCGCCATTCCCATTGCTGCTGACAAGGAGGTAGAGCTGTGCCCAGCTTCCCATACATCGTGTTTACTTTCGTTCATTTTCGGGAATCCACACAGACCTTTATATTGTCTTAACGTATCAAATTGGTCTGTTCTGCCTGTAAGCATTTTGTGGATGTATGATTGATGCCCTACATCAAATAGAAATTTATCTGTTGGACTATTAAATTGCTTATGCAATGCTAATGTAAGCTCAACAACACCTAAATTCGCTCCTAAATGACCACCAGTAACCGATAATTTTTGAATTAAAAATTGACGGATTTCATGTGCTAGTACTTCAAGTTCTTCATTGTTCAATTCTTTTAGAAATGCTGGATTCTTCATCTTGGTAAGATCCATAAAGGAATCCTCCCTACTGTTTTTCAAAACTTTGCCTATTTCGACAATATCTTTATTTTAAATTTTTCTTCAGAAAATGCAATTATTTTACCAACGAAGAAAATAATTTTCGTCGAATAGTTAATTGCCAAAAATTTCCCGAGTGCTTTCCCGCCAACTGTTAAAGCAGCAACCAGACTGGTCAATATTACATTAATTGTTAATTGAAAGGTACTGCCTTCACTATATCCAAAGTTATTGGCTATTTGAAGAATTACGATTGCCGAGGCTGTACCACTTATTATACCCGAAATATCACCAATAACATCATTACAGAAACTCGCAAAACGATCCGCATTGCGGACAATAAGAATTGCCTGTTTGGAACCGCTTACCCTCTCTGCTGCCATTGCATGAAATGGCACTTCATCTGCTGCTGTTGCCGCTATTCCTAGCATATCAAAAAATACACCAGTAAATACAATAATAAGCACAATAGTTAATCCAATAATCGAAGAAACCCCACTTAATATGGAAGATGACACCACGGAAAAAATAGCCGCTAACACAAACGTGATAACGGCAATGCTTAAACTAAATTTCATCGACTTTCTTAATTGTTTTTTATCCATATAAAAACCTCATCAATTGGTTACATTATGTATAAGGAAATGGAATGGTCATTTAAAAGGTAAAAACTGCGGCTTAGGTCCAGTAGGTTTTCCCAAACAGGTACCGAATGTTGCCATTCTGGCGGTTCCCCATTAAACCTGCCTTAGCGCAGTCACCCGACGCTAGACTGGATTACCACTTAGTCCACACTATAATCCCTTTTAAATGTCCTTTTGGAACAGTCTAGGAGATTTCCTCGACAATCTTTCGCCGTTTCCTAGCCTCTTTTGCAGTACGAATTTCATATAGATAAACATATCCGAACTAGTGGCCATCCAGTTCAGATACTTTGTTGCCTATAATCCCCTTCGTACCACTCAAGGCAGGCTACGCTACAAATAAGGATTCCCTGATCCTTATTTTATAGGTTCATACCCCATTCCATACAGAACACTTGGCTAAGCCTTCTATACAGAGATGGGCCTCCGCGGAAGAAGGGTCGTCGCCCACATGCCTTTGTGGATCGCCCTTCAACCTTAACTCCCAGCATCGACCCAAGGCTGGGCGCCTCAAGCCAACACAAGGAACTTCATCGATGTGCCCTTTGGCGGATTTTTAGGCCCGCCTTCAGAAACGGGGGATTGACTAGAATACTGCACCATCCCTTTACATAATTTTAATATAACATGAAATTAATTTTTTCTCAATAATTACTGATCACGTTCACTTAAATATGTGCTAATCACTGCTAAATCTGTATTCTCAAGACCAGTTTCAACTAAGCATTCAGCTGCTTCAGCCATAAGGGTTGCCTTGTATTGTTTGGCACCATCAATTCCGAGCAAGCCCGGATAAGTGCTTTTATCATTGTCTGCATCACTACCGACGCGTTTTCCAATTAATTCCTGATCTCCTTCAACATCCAAAATATCATCCTGGATTTGAAAAATCAGACCTAAACAATCTCCAAATCGTTTTAACACCGCTCTTTTCTTTTCCGAAACATCTGCTAGATACGCGCCGATTTCAATAGCAAAAGAAATAAGCCTTCCTGTTTTCAGGTGGTGAATACGTTCCAGGTCTACTATTGACACGAGCTTATTTTCCGCTTCCATATCAAGGTATTGACCTGCTACCATTCCTTCTAAGCCGCTTGCTTTGGATAATGCTGATATCAGCTTTACTTTTTGTGTATCTGTATAAGTTGTTGCCGTGCTGACAAGATGAAAACTATTTGTTAAAAGTCCGTCTCCAGCAAGAATCGCTGTAGCTTCATCGTATTTCTTATGATTCGTCAGTTTGCCTCGCCGGTACATGTCATCGTCCATTGCCGGTAAATCGTCATGAATTAATGAATACGTATG is a genomic window of Gracilibacillus salinarum containing:
- a CDS encoding aspartate kinase — its product is MKVAKFGGSSVANAEQLQKVASIIQDDKDRKVIVVSAPGKRFSDDIKVTDMLIELGEAFFNKQPYEQKLQAVLERFQSITNELSISDQIIKEIKDGVEGILHSTDSDALKMDALKATGEDSLAKVLSAYLQSIGVESTYLNPQQAGIFVSEHPGGAQVLEESYDHLYQLRERNEIVVIPGFFGYSKEGKLITFSRGGSDITGSIVAAGVKADLYENFTDVDSVYCVNPTIVDNPKQITSLTYKEMRELSYAGFSVFHDEALIPAFKADIPVCIKNTNNPQAMGTIIVSKKEPQPNPVVGIASDTGFISIYVSKYLMNRELGFGRKLLTILEDEDISFEHTPSGIDDISVIIRESNITSEKEERVIARIKEELDPDTVSVERDLALIMVVGEGMDSTVGLADKATHAFHQAKVNIEMMNQGSSEVSMMFGIKAEKVNESVRALYHMFFE
- the safA gene encoding SafA/ExsA family spore coat assembly protein; translation: MRKICFVLLVVGFCLLPVQSLFAASTYTVQSGDSLWKIAVKYQIGLSEIIEANDQISNPDLIYPNQTITIPTIDEIKKIEHQVIQYTNQEREKNGLPSLRANWELSRVARYKSQDMLQNQYFSHTSPTYGSPFTMMQNFGVSYTSAGENIAKGQDTAYQVVQAWMNSSGHRAIILNEKYTHIGVGYVESGHYWTQMFIAK
- a CDS encoding mechanosensitive ion channel family protein codes for the protein MELDWRFWEAISYDDYIDIAISIGVILLAILLRKLFIKYIFYLFLKLSNKGKTELLNHALKALEHPLRFLFVVVGIYIAIHFFPYINETREIYLKLLKISILLAISSWLFNLSSSTSLLFMKISNKLNFEMDSILIPFLSKAVRVIIVMISISIIAEEFGYNVSGFVAGLGLGGLAFALAAQEVIKNLFGGVVIITEKPFTIGDWIQSPSIEGIVEDINFRSTIIRTFADSLITIPNSTLSNEPITNWSEMNKRRISFTLGVEYSTSKEKIQHVVHEIQEYLENNEDIHPETIFVKFTEYNNSSLDIMLYFFTKTIVWEEYLTVKQNVNYKIMEILEEADVSVAFPSRSIYLEQDSMHNMHPLQDDQQ
- the spo0A gene encoding sporulation transcription factor Spo0A, whose translation is MKNSNVMLVDDNRELVDLMNDYLEDQEDIAVVGRAYNGKECLDYVEEVNPDVIILDIIMPHIDGLAVLSKLKQNERTKHINVIMLTAFGQEEVTKKAVGLGASYFILKPFDLEHLAEQIRQVHGIQTAVHNEKRSSVTNSKRFDLEASITHIIHEIGVPAHIKGYMYLREAITMVYKDIELLGSITKVLYPDIASKFNTTASRVERAIRHAIEVAWSRGNMDSISSLFGYTVSVSKAKPTNSEFIAMVADRLRLEHRAS
- the spoIVB gene encoding SpoIVB peptidase is translated as MKNNYARKCIGLILLVILFVLPWYSPFQIYLSIPNQIKTFTQSDTVSLPTLGDDVSISAMNDEAVQYATDLMNYSLEESGQDEVTYTFANVPVKKVDVEVYDDFRLIPGGQSIGINLQTQGVLVVGHHLVTTEEGTSSPGEDADIQVGDNIISINDKKITKMEEVAPIVKEAGEQDESLDVELKRGGKTVDTELTPQYDVKEEDYRIGVYIRDSAAGIGTMTFYHPDSKKYGALGHIISDMDTREPVKIDNGSIVRSQITDIKKGEHGVPGEKRADFVLDGTEMGDITKNSPFGIFGTLHEPLKSADDNWSKPMPIALPNEVEEGPAKILTVINKEKVEAFDVEIVNTVNQSAPATKGLILEITDKRLLDATGGIVQGMSGSPIIQNGKIIGAVTHVFVNDPTSGYGVHIEWMLNEAGIDIYKSENRKAS
- the recN gene encoding DNA repair protein RecN: MLTELSIKNFAIIEQLSISFQSGLTVLTGETGAGKSIIIDALGLLIGGRGSVEYVRHGEKKAELEGLFIIEDLEHPVYQKTKELGIDINDDQMLVLHRTISHSGKSICRINGKLTTLAILKEIGQSVLDIHSQHETQALLNKEKHLELLDSYYQSNHPDFKKSYQHLYKHWKQLKDKFEASNKNEQELAQRMDLLDFQLKEIQNADLQPNEDELLTEERNELQHFEKIHSNLNDAYNALHGEQKGLDWMSHAANHLEEAGEHHQAVKKMHQDYIDHYYLMEEISYQIRQQLESMDYEPGRLEVIESRLHEIDQLKRKYGQSVEEIMTYSAKIEEELDEIKHRDQHLENLSHSLQEAAHDLLVEAKELYLLRKNAAKQLEKAVLAELKDLYMDKTVFEVDVSIPNREQGISFEGKKVSPHPHGIDQARFLISTNPGEPVKDLDRIASGGEMSRIMLALKNIFSKHQGITSVIFDEVDTGVSGRVAQSMAEKIHNISSGSQVLCITHLPQVASIADTHLRIEKIVENNRTHTSLQELSFEQRIDEIGKMITGEELTTASKTHARELIEMNHKHK
- the ahrC gene encoding transcriptional regulator AhrC/ArgR produces the protein MNKAQRHIKIREIITENEIETQDDLVEELRSQGYGITQATISRDIKELHLVKVPTQDGRYKYSLPADQKFNPLNKLRRFIMDAFISIDTATHFIVMKTLPGNAQAMGALIDNLGWEEIVGCICGDDTILIICKTVEDAEALKDKFLDML
- a CDS encoding TlyA family RNA methyltransferase — protein: MTKKIRLDQLIVDRGLSESREKAKRTIMAGLVFSEGQCMDKPGTKVAEDIAIDIKGKAIPYVGRGGLKLEKALEYFSLDLQDKIMVDVGSSTGGFTDCALQNGVKRSYAIDVGYNQLDWKLRNDPRVVVMERTNFRYVTPEMLTEEVPTFATVDVSFISLQLILAPLYQLLANESFAVVLIKPQFEAGKEQVGRKGIVRDPAVHLQVLRKILAFAETTGFQIIDVTFSPITGGDGNIEYLGLLKKSAMQHKAQELFALTERVVSDSHQQLSK